A region from the Geobacillus vulcani PSS1 genome encodes:
- a CDS encoding flippase has protein sequence MSHKKRLLENFFSLATLQGFNYILPLLTLPYLVRVLGPANYGLIAFAQSFIQFFVIFVDYGFNLSATNQIAVYRENREAVQKIFSTVMATKAVFAVIGFVLLCLLVFLVPKFQEHKLVYILTFGTVIGNVLFPVWFFQGMERMRYITVLNIISKTLFTAGVFLLVKQRDHILLVPLLNSLGTMLVGILSLVMIKGTFGIHVVLPGWSDVKHQLKEGWYVFISTVAISLYTVSNTFILGLFTNNTIVGYYASAEKIINAANGMINPVSQAIYPYISRLMLGNYEKGLIFIRKILFIIGGCTLIISFMIFILADGIVDTALGDHYKPSVIVLEILSFLPFVIGLSNILGIQTMLTLGYKKAFSNILLAASVLNISLAVFLVPVWRHVGTAVGVVISELFVTSAMFVYLYSKGIKLLEGKHV, from the coding sequence GTAAGGGTCTTAGGGCCGGCCAACTATGGGCTGATTGCGTTTGCCCAATCGTTTATCCAGTTTTTCGTTATTTTCGTTGACTATGGATTTAACTTGTCTGCTACAAATCAAATTGCTGTTTATAGAGAGAATAGAGAAGCAGTCCAAAAAATTTTCAGCACAGTGATGGCGACCAAAGCTGTCTTTGCGGTAATCGGTTTTGTGTTGCTTTGCTTATTAGTCTTCTTAGTGCCAAAATTCCAAGAACATAAATTAGTATATATTCTTACATTTGGAACGGTTATTGGCAATGTCTTATTTCCTGTCTGGTTTTTCCAAGGAATGGAGAGGATGAGGTACATAACCGTTCTAAATATTATTTCAAAAACACTGTTTACGGCAGGTGTTTTTTTATTGGTAAAGCAACGGGATCATATACTATTGGTTCCTTTGCTCAACTCTCTCGGAACGATGTTAGTCGGAATTCTGTCTCTAGTCATGATCAAAGGAACGTTTGGTATACATGTTGTCCTCCCTGGCTGGAGCGATGTGAAGCATCAGCTAAAAGAAGGATGGTATGTATTCATTTCGACAGTGGCTATTAGCCTGTATACTGTTAGCAATACGTTCATCCTTGGTTTATTTACCAATAATACGATCGTGGGATATTATGCTAGTGCCGAGAAAATTATCAACGCTGCAAATGGGATGATCAATCCTGTCTCACAGGCGATTTATCCATATATTAGCCGATTAATGTTAGGAAACTATGAAAAAGGACTAATATTTATAAGAAAAATCCTATTTATAATCGGCGGTTGTACACTTATAATATCTTTCATGATTTTTATTCTTGCGGACGGCATTGTGGACACCGCATTAGGAGATCATTACAAGCCATCCGTCATAGTTTTGGAAATTCTGTCCTTCTTGCCTTTTGTTATAGGACTGAGCAATATTTTAGGAATTCAGACAATGCTGACGTTAGGTTATAAGAAAGCTTTCTCTAACATTCTTCTGGCAGCGAGCGTCCTGAATATTTCCTTAGCTGTTTTTTTAGTTCCTGTCTGGCGACATGTGGGAACGGCGGTTGGCGTTGTTATTTCGGAACTTTTTGTGACTTCGGCCATGTTCGTTTATTTGTATTCGAAAGGGATTAAACTTCTGGAGGGTAAACATGTTTGA
- the glf gene encoding UDP-galactopyranose mutase, which translates to MFDYVIIGTGFAGSVLAERIATQLNKKVLMIEKRNHIGGNAYDSYDSQGILIHNYGPHIFHTKVKKVWDYLSNFTEWHLYHHKVLGVIDGKKVPIPFNLNSIHQVFPKSLAERLEKKLIENFGYNKKVPILKLRQVEDPDLKFLADYIYEKVFLGYTTKQWGVTPEELDPSVTGRVPVYISRDDRYFQDPYQGMPKEGYTKLFERMLDHENIKILLNTDYKEVLEFNFETGEASLFGQKFNGKIVYTGPIDYFFDYKFGPLPYRSLNFVFEQFNQEQVQEVGTVNYPNDYNFTRVTEFKHLTNQTSDKTTTVKEFPQEYIPGENIPYYPIKNEENLELYRRYKEEARNYENLIFIGRLAEYQYYDMDMVVAKAIRVFEEKIKI; encoded by the coding sequence ATGTTTGATTATGTGATCATTGGAACAGGATTTGCCGGCAGTGTGCTGGCGGAACGGATTGCAACGCAGTTAAACAAGAAAGTATTAATGATTGAAAAACGCAATCATATTGGCGGAAACGCATACGACTCCTATGACAGCCAGGGCATTTTAATTCATAACTACGGCCCACATATTTTTCATACAAAGGTAAAGAAGGTTTGGGATTATTTATCAAACTTTACGGAGTGGCATTTATATCATCATAAAGTGTTAGGGGTCATTGATGGAAAAAAAGTACCGATTCCATTTAACTTGAATTCGATTCATCAAGTTTTCCCTAAAAGTTTAGCAGAACGTTTAGAGAAAAAGCTGATTGAAAACTTTGGCTATAATAAAAAAGTGCCTATCTTAAAATTGCGACAAGTAGAAGACCCAGATCTGAAATTTTTAGCTGATTATATATATGAAAAGGTGTTCCTTGGTTATACAACAAAGCAATGGGGAGTGACACCGGAAGAATTGGATCCCTCTGTTACAGGGCGAGTGCCTGTGTATATTAGCCGGGATGATCGCTACTTTCAAGATCCTTATCAAGGAATGCCCAAAGAAGGGTATACGAAACTATTTGAAAGAATGTTGGATCATGAAAACATTAAGATTTTGCTAAACACGGATTACAAAGAGGTGCTGGAATTTAACTTTGAAACAGGCGAGGCCAGCCTATTTGGGCAAAAATTTAACGGGAAGATTGTTTATACCGGTCCCATTGATTACTTTTTTGATTATAAATTTGGACCGTTGCCATATCGTTCACTAAACTTTGTATTTGAACAGTTCAATCAAGAGCAAGTGCAAGAAGTAGGTACTGTTAATTATCCAAATGATTATAACTTTACAAGAGTTACTGAGTTCAAACACCTAACAAATCAAACTTCTGATAAAACAACAACTGTTAAAGAGTTTCCCCAAGAATATATTCCAGGGGAAAACATACCCTATTATCCTATTAAGAATGAAGAAAATTTAGAACTGTATAGGCGATATAAAGAGGAAGCAAGAAATTATGAGAATCTAATTTTTATCGGGCGTTTGGCTGAGTATCAGTATTATGATATGGACATGGTGGTGGCTAAGGCAATAAGAGTATTTGAGGAAAAAATAAAAATATGA
- a CDS encoding glycosyltransferase family 2 protein: MEKVCAVIVTYNRLEMLKECIDALLKQTYTLDGILIINNNSTDGTKEYLDDVVKENKKIQAIHLDENVGGAGGFHVGVKEAFERGYDWIWIMDDDAEPRTDCLKILMDFVYRHKDVGFVAPLIVNKYSGKIQNYHHKRLNRTLTRDIPISLEFIDSQKVIELDANAFVGPLISKAAVETVGFPRHDFFIWLDDTEYTYRIKQKTNSFLITDAVIFHKDGIAPIDSIRNFWKVCYGLRNRSLWINSELRGVNLFIGHLCLLLEFIRLSLWIMLKMKWKHNRILGLKYLIRTLFCSYRRISGRFIDPSEYLRTLR; this comes from the coding sequence GTGGAAAAAGTATGTGCAGTAATTGTAACTTATAATCGACTGGAAATGCTAAAAGAATGCATTGATGCTTTATTAAAACAAACGTATACATTAGATGGTATATTAATTATAAATAACAATAGTACAGATGGAACAAAAGAATATTTAGATGATGTCGTAAAGGAAAATAAAAAAATTCAAGCAATACACTTGGATGAAAATGTTGGAGGAGCTGGAGGATTTCACGTCGGTGTAAAAGAAGCTTTTGAGCGGGGATATGACTGGATTTGGATAATGGATGACGATGCTGAGCCGCGTACAGATTGCTTAAAGATTCTGATGGATTTTGTTTACAGACATAAGGATGTAGGTTTTGTCGCTCCACTAATTGTTAATAAATATTCTGGTAAAATTCAAAACTACCACCATAAGAGGCTTAATAGAACACTAACAAGGGATATACCAATATCTTTGGAATTTATAGATAGCCAAAAAGTGATCGAGTTAGATGCAAATGCATTTGTTGGCCCGCTAATTTCTAAAGCGGCGGTAGAGACGGTTGGTTTTCCACGACATGATTTTTTTATTTGGCTTGATGATACGGAATATACCTATAGAATAAAACAAAAAACGAACAGTTTTTTAATCACAGATGCTGTGATTTTTCATAAAGACGGAATAGCTCCTATTGATTCGATCAGAAATTTCTGGAAAGTTTGTTACGGGCTAAGAAATAGAAGTCTTTGGATTAACTCAGAACTAAGAGGAGTAAATTTATTTATTGGGCATTTATGTTTATTATTGGAGTTTATTAGGCTTTCATTGTGGATTATGCTGAAAATGAAGTGGAAGCACAATAGAATTTTAGGTCTTAAATATTTAATTCGGACACTATTTTGTTCTTATAGAAGAATAAGTGGGAGATTTATTGATCCTTCTGAGTATTTGAGAACTCTTAGATAA
- a CDS encoding glycosyltransferase, which produces MKCGVGDYLYQLLSEMGKMRNLNISLITSSECIEQMQGVSIYPIIKRWDFTAFPQIIKTVSKIRPDIVHIQYPTIGYKKYLFPSFLPVLLKVLGVKKIVQTWHEPLSRKGLFRYFPNLLVDSIIINVESDYLNKLPNFYANLLNKKIRCYIPISSNIPMSKLDNKEKLSLRKRIFKEQYQKNIIAYFGFITPNKGLEYLFQAANPEKDSILLICELKESDKYHNKIKDIINSDRWKKNVVLTGYLPNEKVADYLAIADMAVFPFIKGCSERNGSVLAALLQNTFVITTSFEKNGYFGNEHIYYVHPGNKTELEQAIIRYRKQNIHQERQSSSLVKPWSEIAMMHERIYRFLGK; this is translated from the coding sequence ATGAAATGCGGAGTGGGAGATTATTTATATCAGCTACTATCCGAGATGGGAAAGATGAGAAATTTAAATATCTCTTTAATCACATCTTCTGAATGCATAGAGCAAATGCAAGGCGTGTCTATATACCCTATAATCAAGCGTTGGGATTTTACGGCTTTTCCACAGATAATAAAAACTGTGAGCAAAATTAGACCTGATATTGTGCATATTCAATATCCGACAATTGGTTATAAAAAATATTTATTCCCTTCTTTTCTCCCGGTTTTATTGAAGGTATTAGGAGTTAAAAAAATTGTTCAAACATGGCATGAACCATTAAGCAGAAAAGGACTCTTCAGATATTTCCCTAATTTATTAGTTGATTCTATAATCATTAATGTAGAGTCCGACTATTTAAATAAGTTACCTAACTTTTACGCCAATCTATTGAATAAAAAAATTAGATGCTATATCCCTATATCCTCTAATATCCCGATGTCTAAATTAGATAACAAAGAAAAATTATCCTTAAGGAAGAGGATTTTTAAAGAACAATATCAGAAAAATATAATAGCATACTTTGGTTTTATAACACCTAACAAAGGGTTAGAATATTTATTTCAAGCAGCAAACCCAGAAAAAGATTCTATTTTATTAATTTGTGAGTTAAAAGAAAGCGATAAGTACCATAACAAGATTAAGGATATTATAAACTCAGATAGGTGGAAAAAGAACGTGGTATTAACAGGATATCTACCAAATGAAAAGGTAGCAGATTACTTAGCAATAGCAGATATGGCAGTATTTCCATTTATTAAGGGGTGTTCGGAAAGGAATGGTTCGGTTTTGGCGGCACTTCTACAAAATACATTTGTAATAACTACAAGTTTCGAGAAAAACGGTTATTTTGGAAATGAGCACATTTATTACGTGCATCCAGGGAATAAAACAGAGTTAGAGCAGGCTATTATCAGGTATAGGAAACAAAATATTCATCAAGAACGGCAGAGTAGCTCGCTTGTAAAACCGTGGAGTGAAATAGCGATGATGCATGAGAGAATTTATAGGTTTTTAGGAAAATGA
- a CDS encoding IS110 family RNA-guided transposase: protein MDVIYPRCAGLDVHTETIVACALWEEEGEIQKEIQTFSTFSKGLGDLLEWLEDHGVTHVAMESTGVYWKPVFAFLEGYVDLTLANPQRIKNVPGRKTDVSDAEWIAKLLRHGLIEKSFVPPAPIRELRDFTRLRKKWVGQLSSEKNRIQKVLESSNVKLGSVLSDLFGVSGRNILARLLEKGYVDKDELDQCLRGRLKTKKQAVYDSLLGTLTEHELCLLRLLWKHVEECERLIEEVDQHIDRLLEPYREEVDLLMTMPGIKKQTAAVIIAEMGTDMSVFETPERAASWTGLSPGNHESAGKRKSTRTTKGNPHLRSALCEAAWSAARSKTHPLSRKFWSLAARCGKKKALIATARRMLVIIFCMISRKESFRQPQLI, encoded by the coding sequence ATGGATGTCATCTATCCTCGCTGCGCAGGATTGGATGTTCATACCGAAACTATTGTCGCTTGTGCCCTATGGGAAGAAGAGGGGGAGATTCAAAAGGAGATCCAAACGTTCTCAACGTTCTCGAAAGGGCTTGGCGACCTGCTCGAGTGGCTCGAAGACCATGGGGTCACCCATGTCGCCATGGAATCCACCGGCGTGTATTGGAAACCGGTCTTTGCCTTCCTCGAGGGCTATGTCGACTTGACTTTGGCCAATCCGCAGCGGATCAAAAATGTCCCGGGAAGAAAAACCGATGTCTCTGACGCCGAGTGGATCGCCAAGCTGCTCCGCCATGGACTCATTGAAAAAAGTTTCGTCCCCCCAGCGCCGATTCGTGAACTGCGGGATTTTACCCGCCTGCGCAAAAAGTGGGTCGGACAGTTGAGTTCAGAGAAAAACCGGATTCAAAAAGTGCTGGAGTCTTCCAATGTCAAGCTGGGCTCCGTCCTCTCGGATCTCTTCGGCGTTTCCGGACGAAACATCCTTGCCCGGCTGCTCGAGAAGGGATACGTGGACAAGGACGAGCTGGATCAATGCCTGCGCGGCAGGCTCAAAACGAAAAAGCAGGCGGTGTACGATTCGCTGCTGGGCACCTTGACCGAACATGAGCTCTGTCTCCTTCGCCTCTTGTGGAAACACGTGGAGGAATGCGAGCGGCTCATCGAAGAAGTCGACCAGCACATCGACCGCCTGCTCGAGCCGTATCGGGAGGAAGTGGACTTACTGATGACCATGCCTGGAATCAAAAAACAAACCGCCGCCGTCATCATCGCCGAGATGGGAACCGACATGAGCGTCTTTGAAACGCCGGAACGGGCGGCTTCATGGACGGGGTTGTCCCCCGGCAACCATGAAAGCGCCGGAAAGCGAAAGAGCACGCGCACCACCAAAGGCAATCCCCATCTTCGATCAGCGTTATGCGAGGCGGCATGGTCAGCAGCTCGATCCAAGACACATCCCTTGTCCCGAAAATTTTGGTCGTTGGCGGCCCGATGCGGGAAGAAAAAAGCCCTCATCGCCACGGCTCGACGAATGTTGGTGATCATCTTTTGCATGATCTCCCGCAAAGAGTCGTTCCGCCAACCACAACTCATTTAG
- a CDS encoding O-antigen polymerase has translation MNSIWWINPSRFVIFILLPLYIIIYVSAGSYIGGVKNYFEPFYFMVGMLLILSIYFSISLALKVKTTINEKCYNFVIKDFFIELLFWLTFIGYFVWFYKLIVNPQMIINYFYKEGYVWVVRNELNTLPGITTLTQCGVVFSIFFVNNVFICTKYHLKIKKRFKVYFVVVFLFTILRSFVWSERLALIELLIPLLLLYFNFHSFNSRISKLFINLFPFYSIVLFVIFFGVTEYFRSWPYYRDRYYSFWNFIIERIMIYYSTAINNGVGILHYYSWPSYSFYFTLNWIYRLPGIGDYLLSWQKNNIPYFVDKYGNPEFTNVAGLFAIVYDLGIIGSFFYCIVLGFFIGIIYNSFKRKHIMGLLLYPIFFISLVEIYRILYLGESRIFYILFFGLLGIIFSRRISMSNFYSLPRNENHSVLP, from the coding sequence ATGAATAGTATATGGTGGATTAATCCATCTAGATTTGTGATATTCATTTTGCTCCCCCTTTATATAATAATTTATGTGAGCGCTGGATCTTATATTGGGGGGGTAAAAAACTATTTTGAACCGTTCTATTTCATGGTAGGAATGCTCTTAATTTTGAGTATATATTTTAGTATTTCTCTTGCTCTGAAGGTAAAAACAACCATAAACGAAAAATGTTACAATTTTGTTATCAAAGACTTTTTTATAGAACTTCTTTTTTGGTTGACTTTTATAGGCTATTTCGTGTGGTTCTATAAATTAATAGTTAATCCTCAAATGATTATAAATTATTTCTATAAAGAAGGGTATGTTTGGGTTGTTAGGAATGAATTGAATACTTTACCTGGTATAACTACTTTGACGCAATGTGGGGTTGTGTTCAGTATATTTTTTGTAAACAATGTTTTTATTTGTACTAAGTATCATTTGAAAATTAAGAAAAGATTCAAGGTATATTTTGTTGTTGTGTTTTTATTTACCATTTTGCGTTCTTTTGTTTGGTCTGAGAGACTAGCGTTAATCGAATTGCTTATTCCACTCTTACTCCTATATTTTAACTTCCATAGTTTTAACAGCAGGATATCTAAATTGTTTATTAATTTATTTCCATTTTATTCGATTGTTCTTTTTGTCATCTTTTTTGGCGTTACTGAGTATTTCAGAAGCTGGCCCTATTATAGGGACCGTTACTACAGTTTTTGGAACTTTATTATTGAGAGGATAATGATATATTATTCAACAGCTATAAATAATGGGGTAGGGATACTTCATTACTATAGTTGGCCTAGTTATTCTTTCTATTTTACGTTAAATTGGATATACAGGCTTCCTGGAATAGGGGACTATTTGTTAAGTTGGCAAAAGAATAATATACCTTATTTTGTAGATAAATATGGCAATCCTGAGTTCACCAATGTTGCTGGCTTATTCGCAATTGTTTACGATTTGGGGATTATTGGTTCATTTTTTTATTGTATAGTATTGGGCTTCTTTATAGGGATTATTTATAACTCTTTCAAAAGGAAACATATAATGGGATTGTTACTCTATCCAATTTTTTTTATATCATTGGTAGAGATTTATAGAATACTATATTTAGGGGAAAGTAGGATTTTTTATATATTGTTCTTTGGACTTCTAGGGATTATATTTTCGCGAAGAATATCCATGAGTAATTTTTATTCCCTACCTAGAAATGAAAATCACTCTGTTCTTCCATAA
- a CDS encoding glycosyltransferase family 4 protein has translation MKKLIINGRFLTQRVTGVQRFALEFVKALDKLIEMDDISLKLQFVIMAPRDIITDIKLNNIEVIPVGKLKGHLWEQLELPFYSRGGLLVNLCNTGPLLKGKQIVTIHDAAVYSKPEGFTKMFVYWYKFLFRALSIIAHKIVTVSEFSKRELAHYCCIKPNKIRVVSEGWQHIQQIDADLDVFQKHNISPKQYILAVSSLNPNKNFQGIVKAIECLGDVETNIIIAGGTNPKVFSSSNGSLPNNVKYIGYVTDEELKALYEGAMGFIYPSFYEGFGLPPLEAMACGCPVIVSNAASLPEVCGDTALYVDPYSPEDIAEKIKLLLSDNKLRDELRRKGLERAKMFSWEKCAHETLKVIEEVLAK, from the coding sequence ATGAAGAAATTAATCATCAACGGTCGATTCCTTACTCAACGTGTTACCGGGGTTCAAAGATTTGCATTAGAATTTGTTAAAGCATTAGATAAATTAATTGAGATGGATGACATTAGTTTAAAGCTTCAGTTTGTCATTATGGCGCCAAGAGATATAATAACCGATATAAAATTAAATAATATCGAAGTTATCCCTGTTGGTAAGTTGAAGGGACATTTATGGGAGCAACTTGAGCTCCCTTTTTATTCTAGAGGGGGATTATTAGTTAATCTGTGTAATACAGGACCTTTGTTAAAAGGTAAACAAATTGTCACGATTCACGATGCAGCTGTTTACTCAAAACCTGAGGGATTCACTAAAATGTTTGTTTATTGGTATAAATTCCTTTTTCGAGCTTTATCCATTATTGCTCATAAGATCGTAACTGTGTCTGAATTCTCGAAAAGGGAGTTGGCTCACTATTGTTGTATTAAGCCAAATAAGATTAGAGTTGTTTCCGAAGGATGGCAACATATTCAGCAAATAGATGCAGATTTAGATGTTTTTCAAAAACACAATATAAGTCCTAAACAATACATTTTAGCAGTGAGTAGTTTAAATCCCAATAAAAATTTTCAAGGCATAGTAAAGGCAATTGAGTGCTTAGGAGATGTTGAGACAAATATTATTATTGCAGGAGGAACAAATCCTAAAGTCTTTAGTTCTTCTAACGGTTCATTACCTAATAACGTGAAGTATATCGGCTATGTGACTGATGAGGAGTTAAAAGCTCTTTACGAAGGAGCCATGGGGTTTATCTATCCTTCATTTTATGAAGGTTTCGGCCTCCCTCCTCTAGAGGCCATGGCTTGCGGCTGTCCAGTCATTGTTTCAAACGCAGCTTCTTTGCCAGAAGTTTGTGGGGATACAGCATTATATGTTGATCCATATAGCCCAGAGGATATTGCTGAAAAAATCAAGCTACTATTGTCTGATAATAAATTAAGAGACGAATTACGTAGAAAAGGATTGGAAAGAGCCAAGATGTTTTCATGGGAGAAATGTGCGCATGAAACCCTCAAAGTAATTGAGGAGGTGCTAGCAAAGTGA
- a CDS encoding glycosyltransferase family 4 protein: MKVAIIHDWLVTYAGAEKVLEQLLKIYPDADLFSLVDFTDEGQRGFILNKQVTTSFIQKLPFARKKYRSYLPFMPLAIEQLDVSKYDVVISSSHAVAKGIITGPDQLHISYVHSPIRYAWDLQHQYLKEAGLERGIKGWIAKAILHYIRNWDYRTANGVDYFVANSKFIARRIWKVYRREADVIYPPVDVSAFSFHDKKEEFYLTASRMVPYKKVDLIVEAFSKMPDKKLVVIGDGPDFQKVKAKAGSNVELLGYQPFEVLRDYMQRAKAFVFAAEEDFGITPVEAQACGTPVIAYGKGGALETVRGYGQVEKPTGLFFEKQNVSSLVQSIELFEKISGDIRYQDCRENALRFSPERFRKEFEDYVNSKLENMRIKN, from the coding sequence GTGAAAGTCGCCATTATCCACGACTGGCTAGTCACCTATGCAGGCGCTGAGAAAGTATTGGAACAATTGCTGAAGATTTACCCGGATGCTGATTTATTTAGTCTCGTAGACTTTACAGACGAAGGGCAGAGAGGGTTTATTTTAAATAAACAGGTGACGACCTCTTTTATTCAAAAGTTGCCATTTGCCCGGAAAAAGTATCGGAGCTATCTTCCTTTTATGCCACTGGCTATTGAGCAATTGGATGTATCAAAGTACGATGTCGTTATCTCAAGTTCCCATGCAGTTGCGAAGGGCATTATTACAGGCCCTGACCAGCTGCATATTTCTTATGTTCATTCACCAATCCGCTATGCCTGGGATTTGCAACATCAATATTTAAAAGAAGCAGGGTTGGAACGAGGAATAAAAGGCTGGATTGCGAAGGCCATCCTTCATTACATAAGAAATTGGGATTACCGAACAGCAAATGGTGTTGATTATTTCGTTGCGAACTCAAAGTTTATCGCTCGGAGAATTTGGAAAGTGTATCGGAGGGAAGCGGATGTCATCTACCCGCCAGTGGATGTATCTGCTTTTTCTTTTCATGATAAAAAAGAAGAGTTTTATCTTACGGCATCCCGGATGGTGCCGTATAAGAAGGTTGATTTAATTGTTGAAGCCTTCTCAAAAATGCCAGATAAAAAACTTGTTGTAATCGGTGATGGTCCTGATTTTCAAAAAGTTAAGGCAAAAGCTGGTTCTAATGTTGAGTTGCTTGGATACCAACCTTTTGAGGTGTTAAGAGACTATATGCAACGAGCCAAAGCGTTTGTTTTTGCCGCAGAGGAAGATTTCGGGATTACGCCTGTTGAGGCGCAGGCTTGCGGGACTCCAGTAATCGCTTATGGCAAAGGCGGAGCGTTAGAAACGGTTCGGGGATACGGGCAAGTTGAGAAGCCGACGGGTTTATTTTTTGAGAAACAGAATGTGTCGTCATTAGTACAGTCGATCGAGTTGTTCGAGAAGATTTCAGGGGATATTCGGTATCAAGATTGTCGTGAAAACGCATTGCGTTTTTCACCAGAAAGATTTAGAAAAGAGTTTGAAGACTATGTAAATAGTAAACTTGAAAATATGCGCATAAAAAATTAG
- a CDS encoding sugar phosphate nucleotidyltransferase, with product MKLVLLSGGSGKRLWPLSNDARSKQFLKVLENQNGQLQSMVQRVWRQLGNVGLADSAVIATSKSQVDMIQSQLGQSVPIIIEPMRRDTFPAIALASAYLYSVEGIDLNEVVAVLPVDPYVEDRFFDRVKDLEETVLVSGADLALIGVEPTYPSAKYGYIVPTSQSSDGDYLRVSHFTEKPTEDKAAELIKQGALWNCGVFAFKLDYLISLLQEKGFSVQYDELVKQYDRLPKISFDYEVVEKTEHIVVLPYDGYWKDLGTWNTLTEEMATNQIGKGIVVESENTHLVNEFDIPVAVLGVSNAIIAVSPDGILVADKAKSPKIKDIVNGFDQRPMYEERRWGWYRVLDYTRFEDGREVLTKRIGIAAGKNLSYQMHRYRSEVWTIIRGEGEFVLNGEIRPVKPGDVLEIPVGAKHGIKAMTDLELIEVQTGTPLIEEDIIRVYMSWDEVEQFCRYAR from the coding sequence ATGAAGCTTGTATTACTCTCTGGAGGTTCAGGCAAACGCCTTTGGCCGTTATCGAACGATGCGCGCTCTAAGCAATTTTTAAAAGTGTTGGAAAATCAAAATGGTCAGTTGCAATCCATGGTCCAACGTGTATGGAGACAGTTAGGAAATGTCGGCTTGGCGGATTCTGCCGTCATTGCGACAAGCAAATCCCAAGTCGATATGATCCAAAGTCAATTGGGGCAAAGTGTTCCAATTATCATTGAACCGATGCGGCGTGATACGTTTCCGGCGATTGCGCTTGCATCGGCTTATTTATATAGCGTAGAAGGAATTGACTTAAACGAAGTCGTTGCCGTTTTGCCTGTTGATCCTTATGTAGAGGATCGCTTTTTTGATCGAGTGAAGGATTTAGAGGAAACGGTGTTGGTCAGCGGTGCCGATTTGGCGTTAATCGGCGTGGAGCCAACGTATCCATCAGCGAAGTACGGTTACATTGTTCCAACTTCTCAATCGAGCGATGGCGATTATTTACGAGTCAGCCATTTTACGGAGAAACCAACTGAAGACAAAGCAGCAGAGCTCATAAAACAAGGGGCACTTTGGAACTGTGGTGTGTTTGCGTTTAAGCTTGATTATCTTATTTCCTTGCTGCAAGAAAAGGGATTTTCTGTTCAATATGATGAGTTAGTCAAGCAGTATGATCGGTTGCCGAAAATTAGCTTTGACTATGAGGTGGTGGAAAAGACAGAACATATTGTCGTGTTGCCGTATGACGGGTATTGGAAAGACCTCGGTACGTGGAATACGCTAACGGAGGAAATGGCGACCAACCAAATTGGCAAAGGGATTGTTGTGGAGTCGGAGAACACCCACTTGGTTAATGAGTTTGACATTCCTGTTGCTGTGCTGGGAGTGTCCAACGCCATTATAGCGGTAAGCCCTGACGGAATTTTAGTCGCAGATAAAGCGAAAAGCCCAAAGATTAAAGACATTGTTAATGGGTTTGATCAACGCCCGATGTATGAAGAACGGCGCTGGGGTTGGTATCGGGTGTTGGATTATACGAGATTTGAAGACGGGCGAGAAGTTTTAACAAAACGAATCGGGATCGCGGCAGGGAAAAACTTAAGTTACCAAATGCATCGTTATCGCAGTGAAGTATGGACGATTATTCGCGGTGAAGGGGAATTTGTGCTTAACGGCGAAATTCGCCCCGTGAAGCCGGGGGATGTGCTTGAAATTCCTGTCGGGGCGAAACATGGTATTAAGGCGATGACGGACTTAGAGTTGATTGAAGTGCAGACAGGAACACCATTAATCGAGGAAGATATTATTCGGGTTTATATGTCATGGGATGAGGTAGAGCAGTTTTGTCGTTATGCAAGGTAG